In the Lepisosteus oculatus isolate fLepOcu1 chromosome 6, fLepOcu1.hap2, whole genome shotgun sequence genome, one interval contains:
- the LOC102694877 gene encoding cytochrome P450 7A1-like gives MILSLVVIWGVVVWLFCCLWLILGIRRRRPGEPPVESGLIPYLGCALQFGANPLEFLRSRQKKYGHIFTCKIAGQYVHFLTDPFSYHAVIRQGRHLDWKKFHFAASAKAFGHESMDPNDGFTTENLHQTFIKTLQGDALQSLVENMMENLQCVMLQSSTLKMNSNDWVTDGIFAFCYKVMFEAGYLTLFGKELNPQEDKNLARQEAQKALVLNALENFKEFDKIFPALVAGLPIHVFKSAHSARENLAKTLLHENLTKRTNMSDLISLRMILNDTLSTFNDMSKARTHVALLWASQANTLPATFWTLFYLIRCPKAMKSASDEVKRILEDSGQRASVDGTHICLNRTQLDNMPVLDCIIKESMRLSSASLNVRIAKNNFQLHLDNNESYSIRKDDAIALYPQLLHLDPEIYEDPLTFKYDRYLDENGQEKTSFCRNGRKLRHYYMPFGSGVTKCPGRFFAVHEIKQFLSTLLSYFDMELLDPNEKIPPLDQSRAGLGILQPTYDVDFRYRLKGL, from the exons ATGATTCTAAGCCTAGTGGTGATTTGGGGAGTCGTAGTTTGGCTTTTTTGCTGCTTGTGGCTGATTCTGGGGATCCGCAGAAG GCGTCCAGGAGAGCCCCCGGTAGAGAGTGGTCTCATTCCCTACCTTGGCTGTGCCCTCCAGTTTGGTGCCAACCCACTCGAGTTCCTTCGGAGCCGACAGAAGAAGTATGGGCACATCTTCACATGCAAAATCGCAGGCCAATATGTTCATTTCCTCACAGACCCTTTCTCATACCACGCTGTGATCCGCCAGGGTAGGCATCTGGACTGGAAGAAATTTCACTTTGCTGCCTCTGCCAAG gcTTTTGGGCATGAAAGCATGGATCCAAACGATGGctttaccacagaaaacttGCACCAGACGTTTATCAAGACACTGCAGGGGGATGCTTTGCAATCTCTGGTTGAGAACATGATGGAAAACCTCCAGTGTGTCATGCTGCAGTCAAGCACACTGAAAATGAACTCAAACGACTGGGTCACAGACGGGATCTTTGCCTTCTGCTACAAGGTGATGTTTGAGGCTGGCTATTTGACCCTGTTTGGCAAAGAGCTCAATCCTCAAGAAGACAAGAACCTTGCCCGACAGGAGGCTCAGAAGGCACTGGTACTGAACGCCCTTGAAAATTTCAAAGAGTTTGACAAGATCTTCCCAGCTCTTGTTGCCGGTCTGCCCATCCATGTTTTCAAGAGCGCTCACAGTGCAAGAGAGAACCTGGCAAAGACCCTCCTTCATGAAAACCTCACCAAAAGGACGAATATGTCTGATTTAATTTCTCTCAGAATGATTCTGAATGACACCTTGTCCACCTTCAATGATATGAGTAAAGCCCGAACCCATGTAGCCCTGCTGTGGGCATCACAAGCCAACACATTGCCAGCCACATTCTGGACTCTGTTCTATCTCATCAG GTGTCCTAAAGCAATGAAATCTGCAAGTGACGAAGTGAAGAGAATACTGGAGGATTCTGGCCAGAGAGCAAGCGTGGATGGCACCCATATATGTTTAAACAGGACACAACTAGATAACATGCCCGTATTGG actGCATCATCAAAGAATCGATGAGGCTATCCAGTGCATCCCTTAATGTCAGAATTGCCAAAAACAACTTTCAGCTGCACTTGGATAACAATGAATCCTACAGCATCCGGAAAGATGATGCGATAGCCCTTTATCCACAGCTACTGCACCTTGATCCAGAAATTTATGAAGATCCACTG ACATTTAAATATGACAGATACCTGGATGAAAATGGACAAGAGAAAACATCCTTTTGCAGAAATGGTCGCAAACTAAGACATTATTACATGCCTTTTGGATCTGGAGTGACAAAATGTCCTGGAAGGTTTTTTGCTGTTCATGAAATCAAGCAGTTCCTGTCTACGTTGCTTTCCTACTTTGACATGGAGCTTTTAGATCCAAATGAGAAAATCCCTCCATTGGATCAGTCTCGTGCCGGACTGGGTATTTTACAGCCTACATACGATGTCGATTTTAGGTACAGACTGAAGGGTTTATAA